Proteins encoded by one window of Microplitis demolitor isolate Queensland-Clemson2020A chromosome 6, iyMicDemo2.1a, whole genome shotgun sequence:
- the LOC128667975 gene encoding putative mediator of RNA polymerase II transcription subunit 24 — translation MTLRLNQDALEKFFGIMRSACGCNDHPDPILFGQVFRLLCSYSLATPPRGSNVTGGELLKSLMHTKESLTASSQNKKIWLDKIDSIVKTGIANENPRFFNNNDGERLPFEHWVDETSDESDDNETTDVCDFNKRNVNSTQRENNCDDNNNNNLSDVEKSNYCDADTNNDSNSACYVSTNNNNNDNGDNSSANANDNYNDKSPETPLVNNTSDNGDRSNISNDYVYLDHDYDITHTSDHVVSYIAGFMARKVSRFTKCLDCKEMLTASFPTERDKLIEKMSDGNLIYPSEALFLLIRQLEIQVLIVVGTKNFTSGTMFQILEKVSQLDELPILGCEKHRKEFMIKIIINFIVMRGHFLTDSFNHNVNNRQIITKRMRKFAKK, via the exons ATGACGTTGCGATTGAATCAAGATGCTTTGGAA aaattcttCGGAATTATGCGGTCAGCTTGTGGATGTAACGACCACCCGGATCCAATACTTTTTGGCCAAGTTTTCCGTCTTCTCTGCAGCTATTCTCTAGCAACACCACCGAGGGGTTCCAACGTCACCGGTGGGGAATTACTAAAATCATTAATGCACACTAAAGAATCATTAACTGCATctagtcaaaataaaaaaatttggctcGATAAAATTGATTCTATTGTTAAAACAGGAATAGCAAATGAGAACccaagattttttaataataatgatggtGAACGTTTACCTTTTGAGCATTGGGTCGATGAAACTAGTGATGAAAGTGATGACAATGAAACTACTGATGTctgtgattttaataaaagaaatgtgAACTCTACTCAGAGAGAAAATAActgtgatgataataataataataatttaagtgatgttgaaaaatctaactattgtgATGCTGATactaataatgatagtaatagtGCTTGTTATGTttctactaataataataataatgataatggtgATAATAGTTCGGCTAATgctaatgataattataacgaTAAGTCGCCGGAGACACCCTTAGTTAATAATACCTCTGACAATGGAGATAGGTCtaatatttcaaatgattACGTTTATTTGGATCATGATTATGACATAACGCATACTAGTGATCATGTCGTTTCATACATTGCAGGATTCATGGCCAGAAAAGTTTCTCGTTTTACGAAGTGTTTAGACTGTAAAGAAATGTTAACTGCTTCATTTCCAACGGAACGTgacaaattaattgaaaaaatgagcgatggaaatttaatttatccaaGTGAggctttatttttactcataagACAATTAGAAATTCAAGTATTAATAGTTGttggaacaaaaaattttacatcgGGTACAATGTTTCAAATTCTTGAAAAAGTTTCACAACTTGATGAGTTACCAATTCTTGGATGTGAAAAACACCGCAAAGAATTTATGAtaaagattataattaattttattgtgatGAGAGGCCATTTTTTGACCGATTCTTTCAATCACAATGTAAACAATCGTCAAATAATAACTAAACGTATGCGCAAATTtgcgaaaaaataa